In the Aeromicrobium fastidiosum genome, TTCTCCTGGGCTCGCGACTTGACGTCGAGCTTGGCCGCGAGCGCATCGACGGTCTTGCCGAGGTGCTCGCGGGTCTCCTTGATCTCCTGCTCGAGGTCAGAGCTCATCAGGAC is a window encoding:
- a CDS encoding DUF3618 domain-containing protein, translated to MSSDLEQEIKETREHLGKTVDALAAKLDVKSRAQEKVAETDKRPILAIVVLAVGVLAAARVWPRSR